The following proteins are co-located in the Fluviicola sp. genome:
- the dnaX gene encoding DNA polymerase III subunit gamma/tau — MSDFVVSARKYRPQTFDTVVGQKAITNTLKNAIKNQHLAQAFLFCGSRGVGKTTTARILAKTINCFNRTEAVEACDQCESCLSFNEGASLNVYELDAASNNSVDDIRGLIDQVRIAPQLGTHKVYIIDEVHMLSTAAFNAFLKTLEEPPAHAIFILATTEKHKILPTILSRCQIFDFQRIKVKDIADHLAHVATQEAISADPDALHLIAQKADGALRDALSIFDQIVSFCGTTITHKAVLDNLNVLDHDYYFKVVENALNEDIPACLLLFNDVMEKGFDGHHFLVGLAEHFRNLLICKDPRTANLLEVGEATEKLFVDQAKKIDGAFALRCLGVLSKADVDYKSAKNQRLLVELTLMQICSVKSELEKKNP, encoded by the coding sequence ATGTCGGATTTCGTTGTTTCTGCCCGAAAATACAGACCCCAGACCTTTGATACGGTTGTTGGGCAAAAGGCAATTACCAACACACTTAAGAACGCAATCAAAAACCAGCATTTAGCGCAGGCTTTCTTGTTTTGTGGTTCGCGTGGAGTTGGTAAAACAACTACTGCACGTATTTTAGCGAAAACAATCAACTGTTTTAACAGAACAGAAGCTGTAGAAGCTTGTGATCAGTGTGAAAGCTGCCTTTCCTTCAACGAAGGTGCTTCCCTGAACGTTTACGAATTAGATGCGGCATCCAACAACTCCGTAGACGATATCCGCGGATTGATCGACCAGGTTCGTATCGCTCCGCAATTGGGAACTCACAAGGTGTATATCATCGACGAGGTTCACATGTTGTCTACAGCGGCTTTCAACGCTTTTTTGAAGACTTTGGAAGAACCGCCTGCTCACGCGATCTTCATTTTGGCAACCACTGAAAAACACAAGATCTTACCGACGATTTTGTCGCGCTGCCAGATTTTTGATTTTCAACGCATCAAAGTCAAAGACATTGCCGATCATTTGGCACACGTTGCTACACAGGAAGCCATTTCTGCTGATCCGGATGCCCTGCACCTGATTGCTCAGAAAGCAGACGGAGCACTGCGTGATGCCTTGTCTATTTTCGACCAGATCGTCAGCTTCTGCGGAACAACCATTACCCATAAAGCGGTTTTAGACAATTTGAATGTATTGGATCACGATTATTATTTCAAAGTCGTGGAAAATGCATTGAATGAGGATATTCCTGCGTGTTTACTGTTGTTCAACGATGTGATGGAAAAAGGATTTGACGGACATCATTTCCTGGTAGGACTGGCAGAACATTTCAGGAACCTGTTGATCTGCAAAGATCCCCGAACGGCAAACCTGCTGGAAGTCGGTGAAGCAACGGAAAAACTGTTTGTGGACCAGGCCAAGAAAATCGACGGAGCCTTCGCCCTGCGTTGTTTGGGAGTGCTCAGCAAAGCAGATGTGGATTACAAATCCGCAAAGAACCAACGCTTGCTGGTCGAATTGACCCTGATGCAAATCTGTTCGGTTAAATCTGAGCTCGAAAAAAAAAATCCTTAA
- a CDS encoding DUF6340 family protein codes for MKQLLLLSTAGMLIFSSCRTTQGMQIEVQRPANISVDNSIKSLALLNHSIPGKEGLLEGTLTLETPKQDKELSNECIRGIDQLLRTSPRFEIKQCDSSMMASKPASIDFGAPMNWDQVDSICKKYGTDAVLSLEFFDTDFNVINPAATAVNTVQNMLNGSGAEVEITGKATARAGFILYYPAKRTIVYQDAYKQGKTWVQRSANPVEAIGRLIKRNEALTEVSYYTGQSFAHDLVPLYFWEQRMMYVSKKGRMSIGARQALTRDWEGALNTWKEEYDSNPKSKIRARAAYNMALAYEVLNDLQSAKSWIQKSYVEGGQDEALQYSNILEKRIRDSQRLENQTN; via the coding sequence ATGAAACAACTACTTTTACTCAGCACCGCCGGCATGCTGATTTTCAGTTCCTGCAGAACCACACAAGGTATGCAGATAGAGGTTCAGAGACCTGCGAATATTTCTGTCGACAACTCTATTAAATCTTTAGCCCTGCTCAATCATTCCATTCCCGGAAAAGAAGGATTGCTGGAAGGGACTTTGACATTGGAAACTCCGAAGCAGGACAAAGAATTATCGAATGAATGTATCAGGGGCATCGATCAACTGCTTCGAACAAGTCCAAGATTTGAAATCAAACAATGCGACAGTTCCATGATGGCTTCCAAACCCGCAAGCATTGATTTTGGTGCGCCCATGAATTGGGACCAGGTTGATAGTATTTGTAAAAAATACGGAACGGATGCTGTTTTAAGCCTGGAATTCTTCGATACCGATTTTAATGTGATCAATCCGGCGGCAACAGCGGTCAATACGGTTCAAAACATGTTGAACGGAAGCGGTGCAGAAGTCGAAATAACCGGGAAAGCTACTGCAAGGGCGGGCTTTATACTGTATTATCCGGCTAAAAGAACCATCGTTTACCAGGATGCATACAAACAGGGAAAAACATGGGTACAGCGCTCTGCAAATCCGGTAGAAGCTATTGGCCGCCTGATCAAACGAAACGAAGCCTTGACCGAAGTAAGTTATTATACCGGCCAATCTTTTGCACACGACCTGGTTCCGCTTTACTTCTGGGAACAGCGTATGATGTATGTCAGTAAAAAAGGACGGATGAGTATCGGTGCCCGGCAGGCACTTACCAGGGACTGGGAAGGAGCGCTGAATACCTGGAAAGAAGAGTATGATTCGAATCCGAAATCCAAGATCAGGGCACGTGCGGCATACAACATGGCGCTGGCTTATGAAGTACTGAACGACTTGCAAAGTGCGAAATCCTGGATACAGAAATCTTACGTGGAAGGTGGCCAGGACGAAGCTTTACAGTATTCCAACATTCTTGAAAAACGGATCCGGGATTCACAAAGGCTGGAAAATCAAACCAATTGA